The genomic interval CCATGCTCCCTCTGCGTGGGGCTTTACCCGGTCCATAATAGACAAACGGGTCATAGTCACTGCTGAGCGAGCTACGAAAAGTGGACCAGCTGCCATAGACCCCCTGCAGGCTGATGTCCGTACAGTTCAATACGGAATCGCTGGACGAGCCGTGGCACGATCCCGAACTGGAGTCGCTGGCTGGCCCATCAGCAAGATAACCGCTACGCTCCGTGTGATAACTCCCTCCGGAGCAGCTTCCGTCATCTTGGCGACCATGCGAGCCTCCGCCATGTGGCAAGTGATGAGTTGCGTGGTTCACCGAAGATGCCAAATGATGCACACAAGAACCCGAAGCGTTTCGTAAAGCTCCTCTGGGGCACCGGTGACATGACCGCCTAGGGGGCGCATAATGATGGCCCCCAGTCCGACATCCTCGCCCCCCTGTTCTATGCGTACGTCCGTGATGGGAATCCGTGGCCAGATGGTATGCGCAGCTTGCACCCAATGGCCTGCTGGGAAAGCAACGGAGAGTGCGTGGATTAAGAGGGGGAGAGTTTCCAAAGTGACCCAATTGAGGTAAAGGTCCAGGGGTGCGGGGGTGGTGATGCCGCAGAGAAAAAGGGACATGGTGCTGGGGGTAAGGGTGTTGGTTTGAATAGTGATGGGGAAGGAGGAAGGGTTGACTGTGCTCTTGTGGAGGGGGCGGCAGTCGACTTCTTTGGGGCTGACGGGACGCCAGATCTGTACCTGATGATGGAGGACATTTAGTGCTCAAAAACATCTTTGATAGAAATAGCATAAAACATGTCTACTGAGGCTACGtccacattaaagggttagttcacccaaaaatgaaaattctgtcattaattcctcaccctcctgttattcgacacctgtaagataatttgtgttcatctttggaacacaaattaagatattagtgttgaaatccgatgtctcagaaaggccttcattgacaccaatgtcatttcctttctcaagacccataaaggcactaaagacgtcgttacaaagcccatctcactacagcggctctacaatcattttatgaagcgacgaaaatagtttttgtgcgcaaaaaacaaaacaaaaacgtatatagtgatggccgatttcaaaacaaagattcgaatcgttatgaatcagtgtatcgattcatgattcataatggttcgaatctttgtttttcgacagatttttattttttgggtgaactaaccctttaagtgtccATCCTGAAAACGTTTTTGTCTAGTGAAAGCAGATCTTTTGAAAACGATCTCCCTAGTGTATtcccagacagcaacatagattcggcccagatctggcccacATCTTATACGCACTGAATGCACGTGTACCAGATGTGGCCCGACACTATGTTGCTCTTTGGGTACATTAGAAAACATCATTGCTGAGTTGTTGTGTGGACGGTGATAActaagatatttaaaaaaaaagacacatttAGTCATGTGATGCATGATgtacctagcctagaaatctagacgcaccctaacggcagcaaatctaatctgcccgcgagtgtcgtctagcaactctcaatacccttctgagctgtaaacgccaaactctgggcgggccaatcacatcgtgtatagagtcggtgggcggggccataatgacggccgagttgcgcttgcgtgcttctagtaaacacagaaactggcgaacggcggtctttcgaatcagctttgaccgcgactctggaagacttggagttaagcttttctcagagaaaagaacaaagagaggcactgaagtcattcttaaaaagggaagatgtgttcggagtttagctgaccggatacggcgaatgtttaatccgtcaacgagctctgcttcaccttcattgctctggttggttgtagcgctatcctatcgcgtgcagagggagtttgaaagatgaCCGTTTATCctcccctcggattgagccatCAATGGTgagtgggtctggcttgtcaggctatgatgtacctatatatattatacaatcTGATGGTTATATTGTACAATCTTCATATTACATTCCTTcaataatgacagaatatttAATCGCAATTGCTGTCCTGTGGCAAAACATGATGACAGCAATTTTGAGTGTAACCTGGATGCACAAGTGAGTGGTAGGATATTTTGGTGAAGTTCTTTTTCATTCTTCGTTTTGGAGTAAAAAAAATTGCGAAATACATGAGCAGTTATATAACGTTATCGAAATTCTAACGCCACCCACACTCCTGAAAGCGGctatgtaaatatgtgctgtGCGCTTTCctttcaataacaaaataaacgcACAACAAATTTGAGAAAACAGCAAGCATTTTAATAAAGCATAAGAAAAGCATCTGATTATAGCAATGTGGTTAAGCTCTATGGCACTCCAATAAAGTCACGGATCAATGATAGTACAAAGGTGTTTCCTTTTCCAGAAAGTTCGCTTTGGCAAGCTGTTTCGAActcccaaaataaaaaaatttaaaacttCGGCTTCATTTTGTAGAAATGATGTCACATCAGTTTGCGCTGTGATTTCGCTTGAAGTATATCGGGACCTTGAGAACCGCATAAGAACTTTATTACATCTCTCAGTGAGCATTTACGATGTTTTATGCATGCGCCGCATGGTGATTTAAACGTTTTCAGATGTGTCCCTGTTGAAGAGCAACCTTTGGAAAGCGCTTAATACCGCTAGTGTGGACAGAGTGTGTTTtgaaatgaattttttttaaatatccgCGTTAATGTGGACGTAGCCTGAATATCTTGCTTAAAAACAACAGTTGCATTTCCTAAAGAAAATAGCAGCGATTGCAAGGCAGCAAAagaatcatatgttagtgtcagtGGAATCCTGCATCAATCTTCTATTGATTTTATAAATATCTGTATTTTACTTCGTGTCAGAAGGCCTTTATCAACCCCAGGAggcatatggattacttttatgatggatggatgcgctttCTTAGGGTTCAAAATATCAACCCctattcactcccattataaagacTGGAAGAGCcgggatatttttttttagataactCCAATTGTTTTTGGCTGAAAGAacaaagtcatatacacctaggatggcttaagAGTGAGTAgattatgggatcattttcatttttgggtgaactaaccctttatccaaaaatgaacatttactAACCTTCAGGATGTACCAAACTTGTATTACTGACTTTCTTACATTGAACATAAAAAGACATTTGGAAGAACGTTGGGGTCCAAACAACACTGTACACTCGTCCTTCACTGAATGACAATCAAACACTgagacattcttcaaaatatcttcttttgtgctccacagaagaaagttcATGGCAAACTcgttcctggagggccactgtcctgcagggTATAGCTCCAACTTGCCTGGAAGCTTCTAGTATGCTTAGTAtgacattgattagctggttgaggtgtgtttaattggtgttggagctgaactctgcaggacagtggctctCCAGGAGCAGGACTGCAGACACGTATAGaataagaaaaagaaagaagagcAACTTCAATACAGTGCTGCCTTGCAAGCTCTATAAAGATAATATTGGAGAAATGTACCCTGAGGTTTACCCATGATGTTGTGCATGCACAGTGGGCAGGTACGGTGTTGTAGGAGCCAGGGGTCGACACACTCCCTATGAAACTCATGGGCACAGGAGATGATTCTCAAGTCCTGCAAGAGAGACAGAAAACCAAATATTAAACATGCCATTGGCGTGCCTCAAACGCTTCATAAATAGCATCCTACAGTGGTCGATTTCCTGTCAATGCTTGATGGTTTTCTGCTGTTCCTCTAATGAACCGACATTTGAATTTTGCAGTTATTGAACCAAAATGAATCAACGTTGAAAAAATCAATGCTGTTTAAAGCAGGGTTTTTCAAACtctatgatgccaaggaccccccaAATATGACAAaccttttatgagggacccccttcctaaatccatctatatatgtttatgtataaaaataaaaataaacattgaaactgttagataaatgataaatgtgacattataaattCAAATAGTTGTcaaacttaaattggctatacttaatgttggatgtataaaactggagaagaacattttcaattaaaaaaaatgtgtataagcaactttcacaataaatgtatgcaaGCTGCTCACATACTGCATTAATAATGCTGCCTTAAAACACAAGTGAgcaagataaaggggactatagtgagaaaaaaCTACAACTATTAAAAGCAAACATATAATTCTGGAAAGTATGTATACAAcaagaaaaaagagaaacatttagaaatgaaacAGTTAGAATGTTTGGTAGACTTtaaccatttttgttttgtctttgtaTTCTCAGAAATGagtggggaccccttagaaccttctggaggacccctgggtgtccccggaccccagtttgaaaacctctGGTTTAAAGCACTCATCATATCATGCTTTTTCTTTATTTCCTCCTCTTACCTGTCCATCCATGAATTCCTCAAGACAGATGGCACAGATCGGGTTGGAGTTGGAGCTGCTGTTTGACCCTGGAGCTCCGTGGGAACGCTGAGAGCCAGAGCAACTCTGAGAGCTGTACGTGCGCGTCTCCAATCTGCTGATGGCACGCATGGTGTCCTGATGCACAGAGTCCTGGGAGGACAGGAAAACGGGTTTTGAGATTTCTACAGCGAAAAGTGCCCCATTATGCTTTTTCAGATAttcctttcatgcagtgtgtaatagaGCTGTTTGCGAATGTAAAAACTCTGCAAAGTTTCAAAGATCAAAGTGCACGACAAATAAAGTTTTAGTCTCTCTTCATGTCAAGAAGACTCTGTTTTTCGCTGCCAAACAAATTTACTTTGATGCACTTCAAACGGATGAAACTGATACGGTAAAACCAACGCCATTGTTACAAAAGTCCCTGTCAAGGAAAGTTTGGTCACTCGGCCAATACCTCTGGGCAGCTATTTTGAGCATACAAGACCAAGTCCTATATATTTGAATGGGGGAAACCTGGAATCTCAAAAACGAATTGGCAAACTCACAATTAAATAACATAcgctatattgccaaaagttttggagcgcctgcctttacatgcacatgacctttaatgccatcccattcttcatccgtagggtttaatatggagttgacccaccctttgcagctctaccagcttcagctcttctgggaaggctttcctcaaggtttaggagtgtgtttatggggatttttgaccattcttctagaggctcatttgtgaggtcaggcactgatgttggacgagaaggcctggctctcagtctccgctctaattcatcccaaagctgttctatcgggttgagctcaggactctgtgcaggccagtcaagttcctccacaccaaactcctcatccatgtctttatggagcgcagtcatgttgggacaggaaggggccgtcccccaaactgttcccacaaagtttggagcatgaaattcttcaaaatgtcttggtgaagcattaagagttccttttattggaactaaggggccaagcccaacccttgaaaaacaacccccccccccctccaccaaactttacacttggtacaatgcagtcaggtaagtcccgttctcctggcaaccgccaaacccagactcgtccatgggattgtcagactgaagcgtgattggtcgcccagagaacacgtctcactgctctagagtccagtggcggctgctttactccactgcatcccacgcttggcattgctcttggtaaagtaaggcttggatgagctgctcggccatggaaaccatttcttttcatttaattaatttttttgaaacttattttaattttgatgcaTTTTTCAGAAATTTGTaatggaaaacaaaacaaaaaatacttaAGAAGAACATCTTTTTTTGCAATGGACAATTTACAATCCATCATAGAAACAAGTGATCGTCGAGCTCTTGGGTATGAAGTGTGTTGTGTTTTCTTACCCAGGTTCTGTTGGACCGGCAGCGGAAGCGCAGAGCAAAGATCATGACGATGGCCAACACAGCCAGAGCCACAGTCAACAGGATACCAACGTCATAGTGAGGCTGAGGGCACAATACATGAAGAGTGAAGCCAGAGTGTCCTCAAACCACCAACTAATGCATTTAACCTCATTAATGACCAGAATGTTTCTTAAATTGGTTACCCCTAAAACATCCTAATGTATTTGGGTCCGTTTTGAGCTAAAGCAATAATCATTAtttacaactttaaaaaaatcctttttATAGTGTATACTGGTCGGTTAGCTGGACACACACTAACAGCTATGCAAATCCATGCTGGAGTTTACAAACAGTAAAGCCTAGAgatgaattaataattaataaatgtgcATATGTTTACTCACCCATATTGGATCATCCATTATGATATCAATGTACACCATGGCTTCTTCATTCTTGTTGACGAGTCCCATCAGTTCTTCTGCGTCTGAAGACTTCACCAGCAGCACCGGACGAGACAATGAACCCGAATCACGCAGCTGTGTGAGAAAAACACACTTCAGGACAAACTCTCTGAGCACTAACTGGAATGTATGGAGTAGGATGTGTTTTGAACTGAATGtttcaacacactcacacactcaaaatacacacacacacacacacacacgctcacataCCCATACAATCtggcacacacactcatgtacaTGGTTCaatatctttgtggggactttccataggcagaatggtttttatactgtacaaaatatattctctccccttacactaacccgacccatcacacacacacacacacacacacacacaaacacacacacacacacacacacacacacacacacacacacacacacacacacacacacacacacacacacacacacacacacacacacacacacacacacctccacaGCAGCAGCTGGATCATCTGTGATGTCGAAGATGACAGCCTGAGCTCCTCTCTGGATAGCCAGTCGAGCCTGAGAGACACAAAAGAGAAGAAACCACATGAGCCAGCAGATGGCAATATTATCACACATTTGGAGCCACTGAGTCCTGTCATTACGCAATCCAGCACCGCTACTGACCCTGAgcacgtgtgtgtgtcaaaGAGAAAGACTTCACTTTCAATAACTTCTGACACCAGACACAATAAGAGACTACTAGAGTCAACAGAGACCCACAATGTCTTATTAAAACATGAAGTGCACCTTTTTAATTCTTCCAGTACCTTTTCATTATGTTCTGTACCAAAACATCCTCCAATGTTCAGTATGTGCTATACtaaaacacacacgcacgcatttaattatacattttcaccAACAACATACGATTACAATAAGGTTTGATTTGTTaacatggtaacactttagaaaaatggtcattagttaacattagctCATTAAAATCCAGCTGTTCGTGGTTTGTTCacgttagttcacagtgcattaactaatgttaacaatatttgaataatgtattaataaatcttgaaattaacattaacaaagataaataaatgcttaataagtgcagttcattattagttcaagttaactaatgaccattattgtaaagtgttactgttaacattagttaactttTACAGCATTTAATAATCTTAGTTAATTTACACATTTTCTAAAACATAGAACCTGTCCAATTTGCATAACATTAACAAAGGTGGTAACAACTTTGTTAATGTAGTGTGAATTACACAGGTACCAGTTtacctttattttaaggttcagttattaactattaactatgttgcttattagcatgcatattactaggatattgtctgtttattagtacttataaagcacatattaatgccttattctgcatgatcttATTCTACAGCCCTTAATTCTacacaatacctaaacttaaatgctacaaaaactaccttactaactattaataagcagtaaattaggagtttattgaggcaaaagtcgttgttaatagttaatatgagttccccatactaaagtgttaccacaaaGGTTAAAAAACGCTAtaattgctcattgttagtacATGTTAGCTGATGCATCAACTAATGTTGACTAAAGAGACCAATGATTCAATACTTCAGGTTAGGAgtttgtttaaaggggggggggggggggggggggaacactcagtttcagtcaatctcatgtcaatcttgagtacctatagagtagtattgcatccttcatatctctgaaaagtctttagttttattatatttataaaagaaatatgggctgtaccgagtctttccggaaaaaaacgagcggctggaggcgtatcgtgtgggcggagctaaagaatgacgagagcgcacaaagcggtgacgtcctcaagcgtggagaaactcatggctatcgatctcagctaatagatatgatccagaatcagatccggaggctgaaataaattgaacaggagaaacagcaacagcaggacgtccgtctctgtggtatggactgtatttagtggcctgtcaacatttgtgtgtctttactcgcagtttatgaggacatgattcggtttatggactactgtatgcgactagaccttagaggtagcaagcaaaacggttttgcacgtcagactagtgtaacgttatacagagaacaacaatggagtaaccattagcgcatttgaataacgaagcacgcgatcgcgtcctttactgatgtttactcacgtgacgatagccaacagcacagacatttgaagcagttttactcactggctgcttccaaagcaggaccgaacctttatcgctgggaccgctccgtcaaaaacacacttctttggtatgatttggtgaagtcctgtgacagcagtgaccgtggaaatccactttgcgacgcgactgaagcgatgttctgaagcttcccgtcatttctgcgttcaaatcggttcaaatgcagcgctgccttatgggaatgctgtgctgaagcgttgaagtcgctcgacgtcacccataggaataaagtggagcgcggcgcgacagaagtgttcacggacgactggatctgcagctgagtgagtgtttacggcgtgcatttcctctctcgctctagtcacgcacacgcgcaccctaccgggagaagagcccgtacggcccatacaaggaccttccgctctattaacctcaagccgagccatactcgaaaaaaactctcctaaacttgtgagaaaccagaaggagtatttttaacacagaaatactccatcaaacgtccaacattagtttttgaaactttgtctatgttaaggatgggaatccaagtctttaacagtggaaacagctcagtatgcatgaaacagcatttcacaccccctttaaataaatatgctTATCAATTATCGAACTGAAACACTCATTATTGTGGTAAAATTGACAGGGAATGCCTGTCTTTACCTCTTTAGAGAGTTTATACACAACAAAAACACTTGAGTATTTCCTTCCACTGTGCGCTTCATGTGAGATTAGGAGTGAATTCTCCCCAAACAATGACCAATAACTCACCAACGGTCTATTTCCTGCCCAACTGTTGAGAGTTCAAAGGTCAAAGGTTAGAGTATGAACTGCAGGAAAGTGTACTGCTGTTTCACACAATGCAAGGAGAGAGTTTAAAATGATTGAGCTGTTAAAATTAGTAGAGTTTACAAAGTCAAGAATTACTCCATCGCAAAAAATGCTCAGTATTTTTTAACCTGTTTTCCAGTACAAATGTCTGAATTATTCTAAGATACATTTACTCAAGAAACAAAATACTTCAAGATTTAagcaaaaaaatgaataaattaccAGTGGGGTCAGAAAAATAGGCTGGGCTTTAGATAAAAGTTTTAGGCTATATTCACGCAATGTCAGTCAAAATCAGGATTATTTGTGCATCCGATTGGAATCTGATCATAATTACTGTCCACACCGTTCAGATCTGATTTGTGTTGCATctgcattggtttctatgtCTGTGTAGCATTGGCATACTGAAAAAAGtttgttggatttacatgatttaattgtgtacgtcggtcccacatgaatcaattGCGTCAAACAAACATcatttgttcatgtaacttcaacatcatggaatgaatacatttaaagtgaCTCAATAAGTAGTTTCAGCGTGATTTTTATATGGCTCCCTGTTATGATTCAgacattcaatttcatatattttaatgttacacaGCTGAATTATAATTCTACACTAGCTAGTTGACAAACTTAtggctacactctaaaaaatgctgggttaaaaacaacccaagttgggttgaaaatgcaccaaccaaacaattgagttgttttaacccaatggttgagttgttcttacccagcaattgggttgtcttaagcaacatttaacccaaccactgggttaaaacaactcaaccactgggttaaaacaactcaaccacagggttaaaacaactcaaccattgggttaaaacaactcaaccattgggttaaaacaactcaaccattgggttaaaacaactcaaccattgggttaaaacaactcaaccactgggttaaaacaactcaaccattgggttaaaacaactcaaccatttggttaaaacaactcaaccattgggttaaaacaactcaaccactgggttaaaacaactcaaccattgggttaaaacaactcaaccactgggttaaaacaactcaaccactgggttaaaacaactcaaccactgggttaaaacaactcaaccattgggttaaaacaactcaaccactgggttaaaacaactcaaccactgggttaaaacaactcaaccattgggttaaaacaactcaaccactgggttaaaacaactcaaccattgggttaaaacaactcaaccattgggttaaaacaactcaaccattgggttaaaacaactcaaccactgggttaaaacaactcaaccactgggttaaaacaactcaaccattgggttaaaacaactcaaccactgggttaaaacaactcaaccactgggttaaaacaactcaaccattgggttaaaacaactcaaccactgggttaaaacaactcaaccattgggttaaaacaactcaaccattgggttaaaacaactcaaccactgggttaaaacaactcaaccattgggttaaaacaactcaaccattgggttaaaacaactcaaccattgggttaaaacaactcaaccactgggttaaaacaactcaaccactgggttaaaacaactcaaccactgggttaaaacaactcaaccactgggttaaaacaactcaaccattgggttaaaacaactcaaccactgggttaaaacaactcaaccattgggttaaaacaactcaaccattgggttaaaacaactcaaccactgggttaaaacaactcaaccattgggttaaaacaactcaaccattgggttaaaacaactcaaccattgggttaaaacaactcaaccactgggttaaaacaactcaaccactgggttaaaacaactcaattgttgggttggtgcattttcaacccaacttgggttgtttttaacccagcattttttagagtgtagcaaTAACACACATTAGCATCTTAAATGCTAAACATTACAGCTTCTTCAGAAAAGCCGTTATGACATTACCAATCCACAGTCTAAACAaatgctccactcttctccacaatggtaACCTGCAATCATTTAAATTGATCTAATAATTCTaacataattaaatattaaactctATAAACTCTTTCCCCGCAAAACAcggaaatgtggacccaggacgagctacagg from Pseudorasbora parva isolate DD20220531a chromosome 3, ASM2467924v1, whole genome shotgun sequence carries:
- the LOC137071581 gene encoding E3 ubiquitin-protein ligase RNF43; the encoded protein is MRVPVRRLAGLWPWLLMAALQVALGHTGLELAAAVESERSAPRAMIKVTLLKPGPTSRPTSKPIEGVFAGGSAGSARGKLMQSHPLSLCNTSEDERQEDDFISIVKLESPESKVPRCQPLLDKARLAIQRGAQAVIFDITDDPAAAVELRDSGSLSRPVLLVKSSDAEELMGLVNKNEEAMVYIDIIMDDPIWPHYDVGILLTVALAVLAIVMIFALRFRCRSNRTWDSVHQDTMRAISRLETRTYSSQSCSGSQRSHGAPGSNSSSNSNPICAICLEEFMDGQDLRIISCAHEFHRECVDPWLLQHRTCPLCMHNIMGKPQGTDLASRQPQRSRLPPPPQEHSQPFLLPHHYSNQHPYPQHHVPFSLRHHHPRTPGPLPQLGHFGNSPPLNPRTLRCFPSRPLGASCAYHLATDSHHGRTHRTGGRGCRTGGHHYAPPRRSCHRCPRGALRNASGSCVHHLASSVNHATHHLPHGGGSHGRQDDGSCSGGSYHTERSGYLADGPASDSSSGSCHGSSSDSVLNCTDISLQGVYGSWSTFRSSLSSDYDPFVYYGPGKAPRRGSMEATQRPRSLDSVVNHAGDPGAVCSEEQQQQQVAVFSHVHYHRHRHHYYEDGELSQGPGQGSDEDHGTMASGGPCNATKNKDSTGCQVQHQSCHYPKTDLNSRRVEERAPDPVSSSGASVILPPPLTSPSPSCCHKGPGWTTRQKAAGCPLEAPSPVVHFHQSLDLQDDCSIHIHYGQGAGGYCCTPAPDMAPTLLPVPLILDSTGMADWPCCSGAHVVWQKQVQQAHSEPQLLGSASEMDRPLCRAHHSPGNELPTDICLYCQTLHNSQGSEEESGV